The genomic segment AAGTCGTTTTTATACTAAAAAAAGGCAAAATGGTAAATATAACCCCCTAACCCACAGTCCCTTTCCCCCCAATGGGGGGCAAGGGAAGTCGTTGCTCCACAGTCTTTTCCTGCCCCCTTCAGGGGGAAGGATGTCCAAAGGACAGGAAGGGGGCTTCGTAAAATAATATGACTTATGTAATTGGCTCGTATAAAACGACTTTTGCAAAAACCTCTCATGGTTCAGAATTCTTTTATCCCGGTCATCCTTGAATCCCGACCATCCGCGGTTCAGACAATCTTTTTCCTTCTGTGCCTCTGTGCCTTTGTGCTTATGCCCCTTGTTTTTTTACCGTTTCAATCATAGCAAGCATGTTTTCCAGCGGCACATCGCCCTCCACCGAATGGGCGGGTGCAAGGATATATCCGCCTTCCTTTCCGAGTTCAATGAGACGGGTCACTTCGCTGCGGACGGTATCCGGGGAGCCGTATGGGAGTGTGCGCTGGGTCGAGATGCCTCCGTGGAAAGCGAGCCTGCCACGGTACTTTTTCAGGAGCGCCTCCACATCCATGACCTCTGGCTGGAAAGGGTTGAAACAGGAAAGCCCGATCCCGATAAGGTCATCGAAAAGCTCGTCCACATCGCCGCATGAGTGTATGAAAACGTATTTCCCCGCCGCACGCACCACATTATACATCCGCGCCAGAACCGGTAAGATGAACTCCCGCCAGAGATGAGGCCCCATGAGAAGGCCGCGCTGCTGACCCCAGTCGTCGCCGAAGTAGATTGCATCGATGTCGTAACGGAGCGCTTCGTGAATCTGGGCTACGTTGTAGTCGGCGATGGCGCCGAAAAGCTCCCGGACGAAACCGGGGTGATCGTGGAAATCCATCAGCAGGTTCTCCATTCCCCTGAGCGTCCAGGCGCGCTCGAAAAGGGAAAACCCGATCTGGAACACCCGGAACCGGTCGCCGAATCGTTCTATCTTCTCCGGAATGTTCGCGAAACAGCGGGGGTCCGCCGGATCGGGGAA from the Candidatus Latescibacter sp. genome contains:
- a CDS encoding uroporphyrinogen decarboxylase family protein, with the protein product MTKREIIKLVLDGKTPPYVPWSFSFTVEAGEKLVVYYGHDDLESDMGNHLLGLGKDIGIFEDIGGGCVRDVFGVVWDRRIDRDIGVVRGRVLPAPTLAGYTFPDPADPRCFANIPEKIERFGDRFRVFQIGFSLFERAWTLRGMENLLMDFHDHPGFVRELFGAIADYNVAQIHEALRYDIDAIYFGDDWGQQRGLLMGPHLWREFILPVLARMYNVVRAAGKYVFIHSCGDVDELFDDLIGIGLSCFNPFQPEVMDVEALLKKYRGRLAFHGGISTQRTLPYGSPDTVRSEVTRLIELGKEGGYILAPAHSVEGDVPLENMLAMIETVKKQGA